From a single Nicotiana tomentosiformis chromosome 2, ASM39032v3, whole genome shotgun sequence genomic region:
- the LOC104100318 gene encoding glutamate receptor 3.6-like, which produces MRLFWTLTLIFLYNGHSSEGVNSTLSARPKIVNVGCMLSFNTVVGKITKVAVEAAVEDINSNPSVLGGTKLNVATLDSNSSGFLGIVEAIRFMETDIMAIIGPQSSVIAHVVSNIANELQVPLLSFAATDPTLSSLQYPFFVRTSPSDMFQMAAIAEIIDHYEWREVIAIYIDDDFGRNGIAALADQLAKRRCSISYKAAMKPEATVDDARDVLVQVALRESRIMVVHTYPSKGLDIFSMARYLGMIDNGYVWIATHWLSTILDTAGPLPPDKKENLDGAITLRIHTPDSELKKKFVSRWSNLTGKAGITGGMSTYALYAYDTVWLLARAINEFFNQGGNISFSKDPRLIEQNSGSLNLDSMSIFDGGKLLLDNIYKVNMTGVTGPYGFTSDRNLFRPAFEVINVVGTGFRKVGYWCNYSGLSIVPPETLYSKPPNRSSSNQQLHSIIWPGQTTEKPRGWVFPNNGRQLKIAVPNRASFREFVGRVPGTTDSFRGYCIEVFTTAINLLPYAVPYKLLAFGDGHNNPEDTELVRLITAGVYDAAIGDIAITTNRTKMVDFTQPYIESGLVVVAPVKQQNSNAWAFLRPFTRRMWFITGVFFLVVGTVIWILEHRLNDDFRGPPSKQVVTVLWFSFSTLFNAHRENTVSTLGRIVLLIWLFVVLIINSSYTASLTSILTVQRLSSPITGIESLVNTKDPIGYQLGSFARNYLIEELGIHESRLVPLNLPEDYAKALKDGPSHGGVAAIVDERAYMELFLSTRCQFSILGQEFTKNGWGFAFPRDSPLAVDMSTAILKLSENGELQRIHDKWLSGIACTSQNTKLEVDRLQLKSFSGLFFLCGLACFLALLIYFVMITCQYCHYYPESESSGGSSRSGRLQTFLSFADEKEESVRSRSKRRQLDATSVRSVDQDASVNGSRIDRSEIYSNRVVSFGESV; this is translated from the exons ATGAGGCTATTTTGGACATTGACATTGATATTTCTCTACAATGGGCATTCTTCAGAGGGGGttaattcaactctttctgcaaGGCCTAAAATTGTGAACGTTGGTTGTATGCTAAGTTTCAATACAGTCGTCGGAAAAATTACAAAAGTTGCTGTGGAAGCTGCCGTGGAAGATATTAATTCCAATCCATCTGTTCTAGGAGGAACTAAGTTGAATGTGGCAACATTGGATAGTAATTCCAGTGGATTTCTTGGAATAGTTGAGG CTATCCGCTTCATGGAAACGGATATTATGGCCATTATTGGCCCCCAATCTTCTGTTATAGCCCATGTGGTATCAAACATCGCGAATGAGCTTCAGGTTCCTCTATTATCTTTTGCAGCCACAGACCCCACTCTTTCTTCACTTCAGTACCCGTTTTTTGTTAGAACTTCCCCAAGCGATATGTTTCAGATGGCTGCAATAGCTGAAATAATTGATCATTACGAATGGAGAGAAGTGATTGCTATATATATTGATGATGATTTTGGAAGAAATGGTATCGCTGCATTGGCAGATCAGCTGGCCAAGAGACGATGTTCGATCTCTTACAAAGCAGCTATGAAACCTGAAGCGACAGTGGATGATGCTAGGGATGTCTTGGTTCAGGTTGCTTTGAGAGAGTCTCGAATAATGGTTGTTCACACTTATCCTTCAAAGGGTCTGGACATATTTTCTATGGCACGGTATTTAGGGATGATAGATAATGGATATGTTTGGATTGCTACGCATTGGCTCTCGACTATCCTTGACACTGCAGGTCCCCTTCCTCCCGATAAAAAAGAGAATCTTGACGGGGCAATCACCTTGCGTATACACACTCCAGATTCAGAATTGAAAAAGAAGTTTGTCTCGAGGTGGAGCAATTTGACAGGGAAGGCAGGAATTACTGGGGGAATGTCAACTTACGCGCTGTATGCCTATGATACTGTGTGGCTACTTGCTCGTGCCATAAACGAATTCTTTAACCAAGGGGGAAACATATCATTTTCTAAGGATCCAAGACTAATTGAACAAAACAGTGGAAGTTTGAATCTTGATTCTATGAGCATCTTTGATGGAGGGAAGCTATTGCTTGACAACATATATAAGGTCAATATGACAGGTGTAACAGGACCATATGGTTTCACTTCTGATAGAAATCTATTCCGCCCTGCTTTTGAAGTCATTAATGTGGTTGGTACAGGTTTTAGGAAAGTTGGTTATTGGTGTAATTACTCTGGTTTATCAATTGTGCCTCCTGAAACACTCTACTCTAAGCCGCCAAATCGTTCCTCTTCAAATCAACAACTACATAGTATAATATGGCCCGGACAAACAACAGAGAAACCTCGTGGATGGGTTTTTCCAAACAATGGGAGACAACTGAAAATTGCAGTCCCTAACCGAGCTAGCTTTCGTGAATTTGTTGGCAGGGTACCAGGCACTACTGACTCGTTCAGAGGATACTGTATTGAAGTCTTCACTACAGCCATAAATTTATTGCCTTATGCTGTCCCTTACAAGCTTCTTGCCTTTGGGGATGGCCATAACAATCCAGAAGATACAGAGCTAGTGCGCTTAATCACAGCAGGA GTTTATGACGCTGCCATAGGCGACATAGCAATTACAACTAATCGGACAAAAATGGTTGATTTCACTCAACCGTACATTGAATCTGGGTTAGTTGTAGTGGCACCAGTTAAGCAGCAGAATTCTAATGCTTGGGCTTTTCTCAGGCCATTTACTCGTAGGATGTGGTTTATCACTGGTGTTTTTTTCTTAGTTGTTGGCACTGTAATTTGGATTTTGGAACACAGATTGAATGATGATTTTCGTGGACCTCCGAGTAAGCAGGTTGTCACTGTTCTATG GTTCAGCTTTTCAACTCTCTTTAATGCCCACA GAGAAAACACCGTTAGCACCCTTGGCCGCATTGTCCTCCTTATATGGCTATTTGTCGTTTTGATAATCAACTCGAGCTACACTGCCAGCCTCACCTCAATTCTTACAGTGCAGAGGCTTTCTTCACCAATTACAGGAATTGAAAGTTTAGTAAATACAAAGGACCCCATCGGTTATCAATTAGGTTCATTTGCCCGTAACTATCTGATTGAAGAACTTGGCATTCATGAATCTAGACTTGTTCCTCTTAACCTGCCCGAAGATTATGCTAAAGCTTTAAAAGATGGTCCTAGTCATGGTGGTGTTGCAGCTATAGTAGATGAGCGCGCCTATATGGAGCTTTTCCTCTCAACACGTTGCCAGTTCAGTATTCTAGGTCAAGAGTTCACGAAAAATGGATGGGGGTTT GCTTTCCCTAGGGACTCTCCTCTAGCAGTTGACATGTCCACTGCAATTCTGAAACTATCAGAGAATGGCGAACTTCAAAGGATCCATGATAAATGGCTTTCTGGAATTGCTTGTACTTCACAGAATACAAAGCTTGAAGTGGACAGGCTTCAGCTGAAAAGCTTCTCAGGTTTATTCTTCCTATGTGGTTTAGCATGTTTTCTAGCACTGCTCATATATTTTGTGATGATAACATGCCAatattgccactattatcctgaGTCTGAGTCCTCTGGGGGAAGCTCGCGATCAGGACGACTCCAGACATTCCTTTCTTTTGCTGACGAAAAGGAAGAGTCAGTGAGGTCTAGGTCCAAACGAAGGCAACTGGACGCGACTTCAGTTAGAAGTGTTGATCAAGATGCATCAGTAAATGGTTCAAGGATTGACCGTTCTGAGATATACTCAAACAGGGTTGTAAGTTTTGGAGAATCTGTGTAG
- the LOC108945851 gene encoding uncharacterized protein, with protein sequence MGFLLSWRGVRGFWLALKTTKIVAGMPDLLLLLQVGLVGEENMPFPEKWNFAPTMGTVEEIPDLRGWVEKLLTVAPMEERSWKYLSNRFGWKVKTHGFSIRGVSAASITTSRLSLSKAHR encoded by the exons ATGGGATTTTTACTCTCGTGGCGAGGAGTAAGAGGGTTTTGGCTAGCCCTGAAGACGACAAAGATCGTGGCTGGTATGCCCGATTTGTTGTTGCTCCTACAAGTGGGGTTAGTAGGTGAAGAGAACATGCccttccctgagaagtggaactttgcac CAACCATGGGAACTGTTGAGGAGATTCCTGATCTCCGTGGTTGGGTAGAGAAATTATTAACCGTTGCTCCTATGGAAGAAAGGTCCTGGAAATACCTTTCAAACAGATTTGGATGGAAAGTTAAGACTCACG GGTTTTCCATTAGAGGTGTGAGTGCTGCTTCAATCACTACTTCGAGGCTCTCTCTATCAAAGGCTCATAGATAA